The following proteins are encoded in a genomic region of Sphingopyxis sp. YF1:
- a CDS encoding spore coat U domain-containing protein codes for MTRPLLAAARTALIAPVAVLAGGGYGLFPARAETTAQFEVSATIAPGCLVDGVGGSGQAGTIGTLDFGTDSTFSTATHTATTTASQGIRLRCTPGVNLMMAVDGGGHAGAGVRHLQRGGDTAARIAYSLCRDAACNQPLAIGGSAAIAVTGANSEDVLLPLFASLTLPGALQPGTYTDTLTVTLTW; via the coding sequence ATGACCCGCCCGCTCCTTGCGGCAGCCCGGACCGCCCTGATCGCCCCTGTCGCGGTCCTCGCGGGCGGAGGCTATGGCCTTTTTCCCGCGCGGGCCGAGACGACCGCTCAGTTCGAAGTGTCGGCGACGATCGCCCCGGGCTGCCTGGTCGACGGGGTCGGCGGCAGCGGCCAGGCCGGTACCATCGGCACGCTCGATTTTGGGACCGATTCGACCTTCTCGACCGCGACGCACACCGCCACGACGACCGCGTCGCAGGGAATCCGGCTTCGCTGCACCCCGGGGGTCAATCTGATGATGGCCGTCGACGGCGGCGGCCATGCCGGGGCCGGCGTCCGCCACCTGCAAAGGGGCGGCGATACCGCGGCACGGATCGCCTACAGCCTGTGCCGCGACGCTGCCTGCAACCAGCCGCTCGCGATCGGCGGTTCGGCCGCCATCGCCGTCACGGGGGCGAACAGCGAGGACGTGCTGTTGCCGCTCTTCGCATCGCTGACCCTGCCCGGTGCGCTGCAGCCCGGCACCTACACCGACACGCTCACGGTCACGCTGACATGGTGA
- a CDS encoding TonB-dependent receptor, with protein sequence MVQPAGRASPKNKKAERGIRRAGRWDKKDEPGRAIRRRTVRTLGKKGTLEMRDLGQVRWSFGRKGRFGAAMTALALVQGAPAYAQESAATPTASSEAAPGDQIVVTGSRVARDGFQAPTPLVVLTQEDIRNTSPSNNIADFVNQLPQLAGSTKPANSRLNISNGSAGINALNLRNLGEGRVLVLVDGRRSVGSTIFGWVDINTIPQALVDRVEVVTGGASSAYGSDAVTGVVNFILNKKMEGLRITGDIGITDKGDGFNYSGSIAGGKSFADGRGHFVFNAEIAHQDGIYEIDPNDRPWNHKGYLAISNPTYTATNGQPQFITFRENAGQTNQAPGGFITGSTGAVANSLRGLYFGQNGQVIPFQYGSFNSPLLTSGSAVTRTVGGDWRVNDSGRRIGIAPKDDRWGLYGRVGFDVSDNVTLFAEGSFNKQEVFFNAGPNLASATLSTVGCTTIPVPTTCNAFALQTLGADRLAGVNSISITTTAADLPFRGINNKRQVQRYVVGAEGIFDAFGKSARWDVYAQYGRSDVREQLRNIMHITRMAQATNAVYAPAGNAGGYAAGSIQCLINVDAIATNDDKSCVPLNRLGLGVADPAAIDYVLGDPYRKQVLEQYVTGANLSLTPFATWAGDVSIAVGAEYREEKIRGSVPEEFRPLINPNGTTTNRWSVGNYLPFKGSYNVKEAYLETVVPLGLGLEFNGAIRGTDYSTSGYVTTWKLGATWTPIEDIRFRVTRSRDIRAPNLNELFQAGTANSDSVRNPKYTPENAATTPQFFPYSGLTQGNENLKPEKADSWNIGAVITPRFLPGFSASVDYFRIDLKDAIDTITAQEIVNRCDEGRQEYCAAITEDPARAQPGPPPVPYLLIRSQPFNFVSKLVRGIDFDAAYRLPVGNESSITLKGTATRYIENISDTGIAGVTPVNTVGANGGQASTPKWIFRANLNYSTPTFSGTITGRGVSSGKYLANAIECTSGCPTSTSQAPTYDNNHVKGTFYVDLNLTQKIGFRSKSEAEFFFNVTNLFDADPLLLPETGLAANSTFSDLLGRTFRVGVRFKLD encoded by the coding sequence ATGGTCCAACCGGCGGGACGAGCATCTCCAAAAAACAAGAAGGCGGAGCGAGGCATCCGCCGAGCAGGCAGGTGGGACAAGAAGGACGAACCGGGGCGGGCAATCAGGCGGCGCACGGTTCGTACCTTGGGCAAAAAGGGGACTTTAGAAATGCGTGATCTGGGACAAGTTCGTTGGTCGTTCGGCCGCAAGGGCCGCTTTGGCGCGGCGATGACGGCGCTCGCGCTAGTGCAGGGTGCGCCGGCCTATGCGCAGGAGTCGGCAGCAACGCCGACCGCCAGCAGCGAAGCGGCACCAGGCGACCAGATCGTCGTTACCGGCTCGCGCGTCGCGCGCGATGGCTTCCAGGCTCCGACCCCGCTCGTCGTGCTGACGCAGGAAGACATCCGCAACACATCGCCGTCGAACAATATCGCCGACTTCGTGAACCAGCTGCCGCAGCTCGCCGGCTCGACCAAGCCGGCCAACTCGCGCCTGAACATCTCCAACGGCTCGGCGGGCATCAACGCGCTGAACCTGCGCAATCTGGGCGAAGGCCGCGTACTCGTCCTCGTCGATGGACGCCGTTCGGTCGGTTCGACGATCTTCGGCTGGGTCGATATCAACACGATCCCGCAAGCGCTGGTCGACCGCGTCGAGGTCGTGACGGGGGGCGCCTCGTCAGCCTATGGCTCGGACGCCGTCACCGGTGTGGTCAACTTCATCCTCAACAAGAAGATGGAGGGGCTGCGGATCACCGGGGACATCGGCATCACCGACAAGGGCGACGGGTTCAACTATTCGGGCAGCATCGCCGGCGGGAAATCCTTCGCCGACGGCCGCGGCCACTTCGTCTTCAATGCGGAGATCGCGCATCAGGACGGTATCTACGAAATCGATCCCAACGACCGGCCGTGGAACCACAAGGGCTATCTGGCCATTTCCAACCCGACCTATACTGCGACCAACGGACAACCCCAGTTCATCACCTTCCGAGAGAATGCCGGCCAGACGAACCAGGCGCCGGGCGGCTTCATCACCGGATCGACCGGAGCCGTCGCCAACTCGTTGCGCGGTCTCTATTTCGGCCAGAACGGCCAGGTCATTCCGTTCCAATATGGCTCGTTCAACTCGCCCCTGCTCACCAGCGGTTCGGCCGTCACACGCACGGTCGGTGGTGACTGGCGAGTCAATGATTCGGGCCGCCGCATCGGCATCGCACCGAAGGACGACCGCTGGGGCCTCTATGGCCGCGTGGGCTTCGACGTCTCCGACAATGTCACGCTTTTCGCCGAAGGTTCGTTCAACAAGCAGGAAGTCTTCTTCAACGCGGGTCCCAACCTCGCTTCCGCCACGCTGAGCACGGTCGGCTGCACGACCATCCCCGTGCCCACCACCTGTAACGCGTTCGCGCTCCAGACCCTCGGCGCGGACCGGCTCGCCGGCGTCAACAGCATCAGCATCACCACGACCGCTGCCGACCTGCCGTTCCGCGGCATCAACAACAAACGCCAAGTCCAGCGTTATGTCGTCGGCGCCGAAGGCATTTTCGACGCGTTCGGCAAGTCGGCGCGCTGGGACGTCTATGCCCAATATGGCCGGTCCGACGTGCGCGAACAGCTGCGCAACATCATGCACATCACGCGCATGGCGCAGGCGACGAACGCGGTGTATGCGCCCGCCGGCAATGCGGGCGGCTATGCCGCCGGCTCGATCCAGTGTCTGATCAACGTTGACGCGATCGCCACCAACGACGACAAGAGCTGCGTACCGCTCAACCGCCTGGGTCTCGGCGTGGCCGATCCGGCAGCGATCGATTATGTGCTCGGCGACCCCTATCGCAAGCAGGTGCTGGAACAATATGTCACCGGTGCCAACCTGTCGCTCACGCCTTTCGCAACATGGGCGGGCGATGTCAGCATCGCGGTCGGCGCCGAATACCGCGAGGAAAAGATTCGCGGCAGCGTGCCGGAAGAATTCCGGCCGCTGATAAACCCCAACGGCACGACGACCAACCGCTGGTCGGTCGGCAACTATCTGCCGTTCAAGGGTAGCTACAATGTGAAGGAAGCCTATCTTGAGACCGTCGTGCCGCTCGGCCTTGGCCTCGAATTCAACGGCGCGATACGCGGGACCGATTACTCGACTTCGGGTTATGTCACGACCTGGAAGCTGGGCGCGACCTGGACCCCGATCGAGGATATCCGCTTTCGCGTCACCCGCTCGCGCGACATTCGCGCGCCGAACCTCAACGAATTGTTCCAGGCCGGCACCGCGAACAGCGATTCGGTTCGGAACCCCAAATACACGCCGGAAAATGCAGCCACCACGCCCCAATTCTTCCCCTATTCGGGGCTGACCCAGGGCAACGAAAACCTGAAGCCCGAAAAGGCCGATTCGTGGAACATCGGCGCGGTGATCACGCCGCGCTTCCTGCCCGGCTTCTCGGCATCGGTCGATTATTTCCGCATCGACCTCAAGGATGCGATCGACACGATCACCGCACAGGAAATCGTCAATCGCTGCGACGAAGGCCGTCAGGAATATTGCGCCGCAATCACCGAGGACCCGGCGCGCGCGCAACCCGGCCCGCCGCCCGTGCCCTATCTGCTGATCCGCAGCCAGCCATTCAACTTCGTAAGCAAGCTGGTGCGCGGCATCGATTTTGACGCCGCCTACCGCCTGCCCGTCGGCAACGAAAGCAGCATCACGCTGAAAGGCACGGCGACTCGCTATATCGAGAATATCTCGGACACGGGCATTGCCGGCGTCACGCCGGTCAACACGGTCGGTGCGAACGGCGGTCAGGCCAGCACCCCGAAGTGGATCTTCCGCGCCAACCTCAACTACTCGACACCGACCTTTTCGGGCACGATCACCGGACGCGGAGTCAGTTCGGGCAAATATCTGGCGAATGCGATCGAATGCACCAGCGGATGCCCGACTTCGACCAGCCAGGCTCCGACCTATGACAATAATCACGTCAAGGGCACTTTCTACGTCGACCTCAACCTGACGCAGAAGATCGGCTTCCGGAGCAAGTCGGAGGCGGAATTCTTCTTCAACGTCACCAACCTGTTCGACGCCGATCCGCTGCTCCTGCCCGAAACCGGACTGGCCGCGAACAGTACCTTCTCGGACCTTCTGGGCCGCACCTTCCGCGTGGGCGTCCGCTTCAAGCTGGACTGA
- a CDS encoding fimbria/pilus periplasmic chaperone has product MFKSFKFLFLAMLALTMNPAPALAMTVQPVVINLNTSGRGMTQVITVENTFATTLPVELRVQELKVTTDGVELTGVDPGDLLVFPPQALIEPGQTQSFRVQYVGDPALAASKHYYITVAQLPVKLPEGQSAIQILYNFQVLVSVAPTGVKPDLSVQSAEVGHNAEGKPVPVLMLNNASAAHGYLSNGRLRIVQKDASGKEVFRQSLSGPEVQQTIGFGLVGANQTRRITVPIELPLDGGTVEASYTAEG; this is encoded by the coding sequence ATGTTCAAGTCGTTCAAGTTCCTGTTCCTCGCCATGCTGGCGTTAACCATGAATCCCGCCCCTGCGCTGGCGATGACGGTGCAGCCGGTGGTGATCAACCTCAACACCAGCGGGCGCGGCATGACGCAGGTCATCACCGTCGAGAATACGTTCGCGACGACCTTGCCGGTCGAGCTGCGCGTCCAGGAACTGAAGGTCACGACCGATGGCGTCGAGCTGACCGGCGTCGATCCGGGCGACCTGCTCGTCTTTCCGCCGCAGGCGCTGATCGAACCCGGCCAGACGCAGTCGTTCCGCGTCCAATATGTCGGCGATCCCGCACTCGCGGCGAGCAAACATTATTACATCACCGTCGCCCAGCTTCCGGTGAAGCTGCCCGAAGGTCAGTCGGCGATCCAGATCCTGTACAATTTCCAGGTCCTGGTCAGCGTCGCGCCGACGGGGGTGAAGCCCGACCTTTCGGTCCAGTCGGCCGAAGTCGGACACAATGCCGAAGGCAAGCCGGTCCCCGTGCTGATGCTCAACAACGCATCGGCGGCGCACGGCTATCTGTCGAACGGCCGGCTGCGCATCGTGCAGAAGGACGCGTCGGGCAAGGAAGTGTTCCGCCAGTCGCTGTCGGGTCCCGAAGTGCAGCAGACGATCGGCTTTGGTCTGGTTGGTGCCAACCAGACGCGGCGCATCACGGTCCCCATCGAACTGCCGCTCGACGGCGGCACCGTCGAAGCGTCCTATACTGCGGAAGGCTGA
- a CDS encoding fimbria/pilus outer membrane usher protein — MAGPLHPPARARWALTVTAALAVPLLAPALAHAADAAGGRGDGYGDLPPPPQSIDTAADQQLELELFVNGMRSGIVARAVKQGGRFRLRTDDLRSAGLRLSAAGETLFLDSLDGVRADYDQPRQQLHLTVSPEYLPAQRVGGDKREFTPARYDLGALLNYDVYVSGGGKAPTQASLWHEARVFGPAGIVSTTGALRSGRAKSYVRFDTYWRWSDERSMTTVEAGDVITRSLPWAPAVRLGGLQVSRDFSVRPDVVTYPLPEFAGSATLPSTVELVVHGQRIAGAEVRPGPFALDTLPPVNGYGEANLIVTDMHGRSVATTMPFYVSSALLRPGLTDYAVAFGALRDNYGIRNFDYDGFAGSASARHGVTDALTLEVRAEVADDMRLAGGGGVVRLGNFGVVSASYSRSFRDGPDGGEWALGYDYQTRGLSIGVRHSRRDGDYMDLGLLGRGDRSGWQRLTTATASLSLGDAGTLGIGYFDIRHEGGRDARLANIAWALPLWGESRLHASLAREFRERSWSGALTFSVALGDGTFGAGVAQGPGGRTGLRADFSQAAPVEGGFGWNASVASDDGASPYWRGDMTWRMQPVQLRAGAYGSNVVTGWFGVTGALVFMDDAVFAANRVSDAFAVVSTNGEPGIPVRYENQLIGTTNEQGRLLVPSASAYYAARYDIDTLSLPASVKAPVVSQRVAIAAGSGHVIQFPVEHMTAARATVRSASGEPLPAGAVATINGTTSTYIGWDGLLFIERVGTDNRLDVALPDGGACHADFAADARGDDIIELGDLTCRP; from the coding sequence GTGGCCGGCCCGCTCCATCCGCCGGCGCGTGCGCGATGGGCCTTGACGGTCACGGCGGCGCTCGCCGTCCCGCTTCTGGCGCCGGCTCTCGCCCATGCGGCCGATGCCGCCGGGGGGCGCGGCGACGGCTATGGCGACCTGCCGCCGCCGCCGCAGAGCATCGACACGGCGGCCGATCAGCAGCTCGAGCTTGAACTGTTCGTCAACGGCATGCGCAGCGGCATCGTCGCCCGTGCGGTGAAGCAGGGCGGTCGCTTTCGCCTGCGCACCGACGACCTGCGCTCGGCCGGCCTGCGGCTTTCGGCGGCGGGCGAAACGCTTTTCCTCGACAGCCTCGACGGGGTGCGCGCCGACTATGACCAGCCGCGCCAGCAGCTTCACCTGACGGTGTCGCCCGAATATCTTCCCGCGCAGCGCGTCGGCGGCGACAAGCGCGAATTCACCCCCGCGCGCTATGATCTCGGCGCGCTGCTCAACTATGACGTCTATGTCAGCGGCGGCGGCAAGGCGCCGACGCAGGCGTCGCTGTGGCACGAAGCCCGCGTCTTCGGCCCCGCGGGCATCGTCTCGACGACCGGCGCGCTGCGCTCGGGCCGTGCGAAAAGCTATGTCCGTTTCGACACCTACTGGCGCTGGTCCGACGAACGCAGCATGACCACGGTCGAGGCGGGCGACGTCATCACGCGCAGCCTGCCGTGGGCGCCCGCGGTCCGCCTCGGCGGGCTCCAGGTCTCGCGCGACTTTTCGGTGCGACCCGATGTCGTCACCTATCCGCTTCCCGAATTCGCGGGCAGCGCGACCTTGCCGTCGACCGTCGAACTCGTCGTCCACGGCCAGCGGATCGCGGGCGCCGAGGTGCGGCCGGGGCCCTTCGCGCTCGATACGCTGCCGCCGGTCAACGGCTATGGCGAGGCCAATCTGATCGTCACCGACATGCACGGGCGCAGCGTCGCGACGACGATGCCCTTCTATGTCTCGAGCGCGCTCCTCCGCCCCGGGCTGACCGACTATGCGGTCGCCTTCGGTGCGCTGCGCGACAATTACGGCATCCGCAATTTCGACTATGACGGCTTCGCCGGCAGCGCGTCGGCGCGCCACGGCGTGACCGACGCGCTGACGCTCGAGGTCCGCGCCGAAGTCGCCGACGACATGCGCCTCGCGGGCGGCGGCGGGGTCGTCCGGCTGGGCAATTTCGGCGTCGTCAGCGCCTCGTACAGCCGCAGCTTTCGCGACGGCCCCGATGGCGGCGAATGGGCCCTCGGCTATGACTATCAGACGCGCGGGCTGTCGATCGGGGTGCGGCACAGCCGGCGCGACGGCGACTATATGGACCTCGGCCTGCTCGGCCGCGGCGACCGCAGCGGCTGGCAGCGGCTGACCACGGCGACCGCCAGCCTGTCGCTCGGCGACGCGGGCACGCTCGGCATCGGCTATTTCGACATCCGGCACGAGGGCGGGCGCGACGCGCGGCTTGCGAATATCGCGTGGGCGCTGCCATTGTGGGGCGAAAGCCGCCTGCATGCGTCGCTGGCGCGCGAATTTCGCGAAAGAAGCTGGTCGGGGGCGCTGACCTTCAGCGTCGCGCTCGGCGACGGCACCTTCGGCGCGGGCGTCGCGCAGGGGCCGGGCGGGCGCACCGGGCTGCGCGCCGATTTTTCGCAGGCGGCCCCGGTCGAGGGCGGTTTCGGGTGGAATGCGAGCGTCGCGAGCGACGACGGCGCCAGCCCCTACTGGCGCGGCGACATGACCTGGCGGATGCAGCCGGTCCAGCTGCGCGCGGGCGCCTATGGCAGCAATGTCGTCACCGGCTGGTTCGGCGTCACCGGCGCCCTCGTCTTCATGGACGACGCCGTCTTTGCCGCCAATCGTGTTTCGGACGCCTTTGCCGTCGTCAGTACCAACGGAGAGCCGGGTATCCCGGTGCGGTATGAAAATCAGCTGATCGGCACGACCAATGAGCAGGGCCGACTATTGGTACCCTCGGCGAGCGCCTATTATGCCGCGCGCTACGATATCGACACGCTGTCGCTCCCCGCAAGCGTCAAGGCTCCGGTCGTCAGCCAGCGCGTCGCCATCGCCGCCGGCAGCGGGCATGTCATCCAATTCCCGGTCGAACATATGACAGCCGCGCGTGCGACGGTCCGGAGCGCCTCCGGCGAGCCGCTGCCTGCCGGTGCGGTCGCGACCATCAATGGTACGACCTCCACCTATATCGGCTGGGACGGGTTGCTCTTCATCGAGCGCGTGGGGACCGACAATCGCCTCGATGTTGCGCTTCCCGATGGCGGGGCCTGCCATGCGGATTTTGCTGCCGATGCCAGGGGCGACGACATCATCGAACTGGGGGATCTGACATGCCGACCCTGA
- a CDS encoding spore coat U domain-containing protein: MPTLTRAVCSLSVLAAAALMPREAAACTTATQSTSLGSVSSYTVGTTPQQGSGSAGLQCDILLAALTAHYVGLRVDASSFQLSGPTGQTIAYTASLTPNGAALTVGNFENLSSISLVSLFSGTSNSIPVYFRTAATPGLRAGTYSGFLDLRWYYSVCSLGAVACLAYSNSPGLVRPLIGPPTNWGSGVAVRVNVELVVANDCIITAPNAGFGTAPLVGSFNPITRTILIRCSTGAAYSVGLGDGNNAVGGTRRMRSGSNYLSYEIYKTASSPDRWGAVGSARRGSETADTNAGVYDSVTTQGFDYRAAVLSGQATPPAGTYTDTILVDVAF; encoded by the coding sequence ATGCCGACCCTGACGCGCGCCGTTTGCAGCCTGTCCGTGCTGGCCGCCGCGGCGCTGATGCCCCGCGAGGCCGCTGCCTGCACGACGGCGACGCAGAGCACCAGCCTCGGCAGTGTCAGCTCCTATACGGTCGGCACGACGCCGCAGCAGGGAAGCGGTTCGGCGGGGCTTCAGTGTGACATCCTTCTTGCTGCCCTCACCGCTCATTATGTCGGGCTACGCGTCGACGCGTCGAGTTTTCAGCTGAGTGGGCCGACCGGCCAGACGATTGCCTATACGGCGTCGCTGACACCCAACGGCGCGGCGCTGACCGTGGGCAATTTCGAGAACCTGTCCTCGATCAGCCTTGTCAGCCTCTTTTCCGGCACGAGCAACAGCATTCCCGTCTATTTCCGCACCGCGGCCACACCCGGACTGCGCGCGGGTACCTATTCGGGTTTCCTCGATCTGCGCTGGTATTATTCGGTCTGTTCGCTGGGCGCCGTCGCGTGCCTTGCCTATTCGAACAGCCCCGGGCTGGTTCGCCCGCTGATCGGGCCGCCGACGAACTGGGGTAGCGGCGTTGCGGTCCGGGTCAATGTCGAACTGGTTGTCGCGAACGACTGCATCATCACTGCACCCAATGCGGGGTTCGGGACTGCGCCGCTGGTGGGCAGCTTCAACCCGATCACGCGCACGATCCTGATCCGTTGCAGTACCGGTGCGGCCTATTCCGTCGGCCTTGGCGATGGCAATAACGCCGTCGGTGGCACGCGGCGCATGCGCAGCGGCAGCAATTATCTGAGCTATGAAATCTACAAGACGGCGAGTTCGCCCGACCGGTGGGGCGCGGTCGGCAGCGCACGGCGCGGCAGCGAGACCGCCGACACCAACGCGGGTGTCTATGATTCGGTCACCACGCAGGGGTTCGACTATCGTGCGGCCGTCCTTTCCGGGCAGGCGACGCCGCCGGCCGGAACCTACACCGATACGATCCTCGTCGACGTGGCCTTTTGA
- a CDS encoding NAD(P)-binding protein codes for MTVSPVPLHDLAIVGGGLFGTLLALGLRRHRPDVDFVLVEDGARFGGSLLEGAVAQEVPAALADVIDRATVRVWPGCFVNYPGRSQFFGDDILLVDPRQLHIEVIDHPLASRCRAGVRIRAIDGGRIFHDGGDIRARLIVDASDARIQSQLGIERITRYRDFSLAHDLELPILADMSATAGDWSFLQLYPVDGERMVVEHFRPRAPAPGAASAVDGAAPGGGALVSLATPGPAGTVLPGPSVVAAHFPSLLQAAAEVAAGFAALDLDEAGVRSFFAERMAQGRDRSRRMFELVALCRAGRQRGGDGARSI; via the coding sequence ATGACCGTTTCGCCCGTTCCCTTGCACGACCTCGCGATCGTCGGCGGGGGATTGTTCGGCACGCTCCTGGCGCTCGGCCTGCGGCGGCACCGGCCCGACGTCGATTTCGTGCTCGTCGAAGACGGCGCGCGTTTCGGCGGCTCGTTGCTCGAGGGCGCGGTGGCGCAGGAGGTTCCGGCGGCGCTGGCCGACGTCATCGACCGGGCCACGGTGCGCGTCTGGCCGGGCTGTTTCGTCAACTATCCCGGCCGGTCGCAGTTTTTCGGCGACGACATCCTGCTGGTCGACCCGCGCCAGCTCCACATCGAGGTGATCGATCATCCGCTTGCGTCGCGCTGCCGCGCCGGCGTGCGGATCCGCGCTATCGACGGCGGCCGCATTTTCCACGACGGCGGTGACATTCGCGCCCGGCTGATCGTCGATGCCAGCGACGCCCGCATCCAGTCGCAACTCGGGATCGAACGGATCACGCGATACCGCGACTTCAGCCTTGCCCACGACCTCGAACTGCCGATCCTCGCCGACATGAGCGCGACCGCGGGCGACTGGAGCTTCCTGCAACTCTATCCGGTCGACGGCGAACGCATGGTGGTCGAACATTTTCGTCCGCGCGCGCCGGCGCCCGGCGCGGCATCGGCGGTGGACGGGGCGGCGCCGGGCGGCGGTGCGCTGGTGTCGCTGGCGACGCCGGGGCCCGCGGGCACGGTTTTGCCCGGGCCATCGGTCGTGGCGGCGCATTTTCCGTCGCTGTTGCAGGCGGCGGCGGAGGTGGCGGCGGGTTTCGCCGCGCTCGACCTCGACGAGGCCGGCGTCCGGTCCTTCTTTGCCGAACGCATGGCCCAGGGGCGCGACCGGTCGCGGCGCATGTTCGAACTTGTGGCGCTCTGCCGGGCCGGCCGGCAGCGGGGCGGGGACGGAGCGCGTTCAATCTGA
- a CDS encoding spore coat U domain-containing protein has protein sequence MNIKTYCSSAALPILLLCSVPAHADITGTVDATITLEAGCIVNGQSFDDGATGADFGTVDFGTQNSLFTQVDGQVLNGGAGFTVQCSNGISPVLSFNAGQNDGAGAGVGLHAMAHQTEAGHFVTYNLYSDSGRTAIIPVGGDIALAGGGSQQTVNVYARAFGEAGLTPGVYSDVVTVVLEL, from the coding sequence ATGAACATCAAAACTTATTGTTCGTCGGCGGCTTTGCCAATATTGCTACTGTGCTCGGTTCCGGCCCATGCCGACATCACGGGAACAGTCGATGCAACAATAACGCTCGAGGCGGGCTGCATCGTCAACGGACAGAGCTTTGACGACGGGGCCACCGGTGCCGATTTCGGGACCGTCGATTTCGGTACGCAGAACTCGCTGTTCACACAGGTCGACGGACAGGTATTGAACGGCGGCGCCGGCTTCACAGTCCAGTGCAGCAACGGCATCTCGCCGGTGCTCAGCTTCAACGCGGGGCAGAATGACGGCGCCGGCGCCGGTGTCGGCCTGCACGCCATGGCGCACCAGACCGAGGCCGGGCATTTCGTCACCTATAATCTCTATTCGGACTCGGGACGCACGGCGATCATCCCCGTCGGCGGCGACATCGCCCTCGCGGGCGGCGGCAGCCAGCAGACCGTGAATGTCTATGCCCGCGCCTTCGGCGAAGCGGGACTCACGCCCGGCGTCTATTCGGACGTCGTCACGGTGGTCCTCGAGCTCTAG
- a CDS encoding molecular chaperone, producing the protein MKLRLRPLFLSLAAPLLLAVPGPAAAQQPGSLLIWPVNPVIEGDARAAALWLENPGKAPITLQVRIYAWAQEDGRNLYAEQGDIVGTPPIVSIEPGQRQLVRVTRTTPPPAAAEKPYRIVVDEIPVAQGPAAPGASVSFRMRYSLPLFTYAAGAGAAGKARTPAPAPAPQIAWRLGSDADGRYLEIRNRGTGHARLTEVDFSGGAKRSSVAQGLLGYVLPGAAMRWPLADDVGTTGDLVATVNGKPGVVIDRWQD; encoded by the coding sequence ATGAAACTGCGTCTTCGCCCGCTCTTCCTGTCGCTCGCTGCGCCGCTTCTGCTGGCGGTGCCCGGCCCCGCTGCGGCGCAGCAGCCTGGGTCGCTCCTGATCTGGCCGGTCAATCCGGTGATCGAGGGCGATGCGCGAGCCGCCGCGCTCTGGCTCGAAAATCCGGGCAAGGCGCCCATCACCCTGCAGGTGCGCATCTACGCCTGGGCGCAGGAGGATGGCCGCAACCTCTACGCCGAACAGGGCGATATAGTCGGAACGCCGCCGATCGTCAGCATCGAACCGGGACAGCGGCAACTGGTGCGGGTGACGCGCACGACGCCCCCGCCCGCCGCCGCCGAAAAGCCCTATCGCATCGTGGTCGACGAAATCCCGGTGGCGCAGGGCCCCGCGGCGCCCGGCGCATCGGTCAGCTTTCGCATGCGCTATTCGCTGCCGCTCTTCACCTACGCCGCGGGCGCGGGCGCGGCCGGCAAGGCCAGGACGCCCGCACCCGCACCCGCGCCGCAGATCGCCTGGCGCCTGGGGAGCGACGCCGACGGACGCTATCTGGAGATCCGCAATCGCGGGACCGGGCATGCGCGGCTGACCGAAGTCGATTTTTCCGGTGGTGCGAAGCGGTCGTCCGTCGCGCAGGGGCTGCTTGGCTATGTCCTTCCCGGCGCCGCGATGCGCTGGCCGCTGGCGGATGACGTCGGGACGACCGGCGATCTGGTGGCGACGGTCAACGGCAAGCCCGGCGTCGTCATCGATCGCTGGCAGGACTAG